One segment of Nitrospirota bacterium DNA contains the following:
- a CDS encoding 4Fe-4S dicluster domain-containing protein has protein sequence MNEIKEKKLEDIKKEAEEKKCLVQRALYFVDEFLAGPMCGRCFPCSFGSYEARIRLRNLSEGIGSEEDILRLKRIAENMLEASMCKKGKDTAKFIMDYIDTEAFRGHLTGVCPEGECHSLIKYVILPEKCTMCGICLDACKDYAIIGEKKKSYLSGYQPYEIAVKRCTKCGDCIKVCPFKAIEITTEKEAVQAV, from the coding sequence ATGAACGAAATAAAAGAAAAAAAACTTGAGGACATAAAAAAAGAGGCTGAGGAGAAAAAATGCCTGGTGCAGAGGGCATTATATTTTGTGGATGAATTTCTCGCAGGTCCTATGTGCGGCAGGTGTTTCCCCTGCTCATTCGGAAGTTATGAGGCAAGGATACGTCTGAGGAATTTGTCTGAAGGCATAGGCAGTGAAGAGGATATTCTGCGTTTAAAAAGAATTGCAGAAAATATGCTTGAAGCCTCAATGTGCAAAAAGGGCAAAGACACTGCAAAATTCATAATGGATTATATTGATACAGAGGCGTTCAGGGGACATCTTACAGGGGTTTGTCCCGAGGGGGAATGTCACAGCCTTATTAAATATGTCATTCTCCCTGAAAAGTGCACGATGTGCGGCATCTGCCTTGACGCTTGTAAAGATTATGCAATCATAGGCGAGAAGAAGAAATCATATCTTTCAGGGTATCAGCCGTATGAGATAGCCGTGAAGAGATGCACGAAATGCGGGGACTGCATCAAGGTCTGCCCGTTTAAGGCGATAGAAATTACAACAGAAAAAGAGGCTGTTCAAGCGGTTTAA
- a CDS encoding SLBB domain-containing protein produces MRAKVCCGTACTATGAYKVIDTFKTEAGKRDVSLEIVKTGCQGLCQKGPVLKIEPADIFYQRTKPENVSWIVGYTILGGAPYRQGLYRDNFLSEPVPLMTEIPFYKKQLRIALRNNGRIDPCNINHYLAVGGYKALEKALLSMTPDDVLNEVDKANLRGRGGAGFPAGRKWKHSKGAPGKIKFVIANGDEGDPGAFMDRSIMEGDPHSLLEGMALCAYAIGAQYGFIYVRHEYPLAVKNLNLAIKQAEELGLLGENILGTDFKFTVDIREGAGAFVCGESTALVASIEGERGFPRVRPPRLSEPGGGPWGFPSNLNNIETYACVPVIVEKGSGYFLSIGTKNSPGTKVFALTGKVKNTGLVEVPMGITLREIIYEIGGGILGNKKFKAVQTGGPSGGCIPEKYLDLSVDFDSLISVGSMMGSGGMVVMDEETCMVDVAKFFLSFTQSESCGKCPPCRIGTSQMLDILKKITSGQGQEGDIERLEDLGKKIVAGALCGLGSSAPNPVLTTIKYFREEYEEHIKDKYCRANVCSGLGVYTIEHSECFLCGLCKQACVFGAVKELRNKFFIDQDYCTKCKACYTACPIDAVKVEKQKHYSVQR; encoded by the coding sequence ATGAGGGCCAAGGTCTGCTGCGGCACTGCATGCACTGCCACCGGCGCGTATAAGGTTATTGACACATTTAAAACCGAGGCAGGCAAAAGAGACGTGTCCCTTGAAATAGTAAAGACAGGCTGTCAGGGGTTGTGCCAGAAGGGACCGGTCCTCAAGATAGAGCCTGCGGATATTTTTTATCAGAGGACAAAACCTGAAAATGTGTCATGGATTGTGGGATACACAATCTTGGGCGGAGCGCCTTACAGACAGGGACTTTACAGAGACAATTTCCTGAGCGAACCTGTGCCCCTGATGACCGAGATTCCGTTTTATAAAAAACAGCTTAGGATTGCGCTCAGAAATAACGGCAGGATTGACCCCTGCAACATAAATCATTACCTTGCAGTGGGCGGATACAAGGCTCTTGAAAAAGCCCTCTTATCCATGACGCCTGACGATGTTTTAAACGAGGTTGATAAAGCGAATCTCAGGGGAAGGGGAGGAGCGGGATTTCCGGCAGGCCGGAAGTGGAAACATTCAAAGGGAGCGCCCGGCAAAATAAAATTCGTCATTGCAAACGGCGATGAGGGCGACCCAGGCGCATTTATGGACAGGTCTATTATGGAAGGCGATCCGCACAGCCTTCTTGAGGGAATGGCGCTTTGCGCATATGCCATAGGCGCGCAGTACGGGTTTATCTATGTCAGGCACGAATATCCGCTTGCAGTCAAAAATTTAAATCTTGCAATAAAACAGGCTGAAGAATTGGGATTGTTAGGTGAGAATATTCTGGGCACTGATTTTAAATTTACGGTTGACATAAGAGAAGGCGCAGGCGCGTTTGTGTGCGGCGAGTCAACGGCGCTTGTTGCCTCTATTGAGGGAGAAAGGGGTTTTCCGAGGGTAAGACCGCCGAGGCTTTCAGAGCCCGGAGGAGGACCGTGGGGATTCCCGAGCAACCTTAATAATATTGAAACTTACGCATGCGTTCCTGTGATTGTTGAAAAGGGTTCAGGCTATTTCCTTTCAATAGGCACAAAAAACTCGCCCGGCACAAAGGTCTTTGCACTCACGGGCAAGGTTAAAAATACAGGGCTTGTGGAAGTCCCGATGGGGATTACGTTAAGGGAAATAATATACGAGATAGGCGGCGGCATACTCGGAAACAAAAAATTCAAGGCGGTTCAGACAGGAGGGCCATCAGGCGGATGCATCCCTGAGAAATATCTGGATCTGTCTGTGGACTTTGACTCGCTTATTTCAGTCGGCTCCATGATGGGTTCAGGCGGCATGGTTGTCATGGATGAAGAGACCTGCATGGTGGATGTCGCAAAGTTCTTCCTCTCATTTACACAGTCCGAGTCGTGCGGAAAATGCCCCCCCTGCAGGATCGGGACGTCCCAGATGCTGGATATACTTAAAAAGATTACATCGGGTCAGGGGCAGGAAGGCGATATTGAAAGGCTTGAAGACCTCGGCAAAAAGATTGTTGCCGGAGCCCTCTGCGGACTCGGCAGCAGCGCGCCCAACCCTGTTTTAACAACGATTAAATATTTCCGCGAAGAATACGAAGAGCACATTAAAGACAAATACTGCAGGGCCAATGTCTGCAGCGGACTTGGGGTTTACACTATTGAACACTCGGAATGTTTCCTTTGCGGATTATGCAAACAGGCCTGCGTATTTGGGGCAGTAAAGGAATTGAGGAATAAATTTTTCATAGATCAGGATTACTGCACAAAGTGCAAGGCATGCTACACTGCATGCCCGATAGACGCGGTGAAGGTTGAGAAACAGAAACATTATAGCGTACAGCGTTGA
- a CDS encoding response regulator, whose amino-acid sequence MRILIVEDNADDRRLLKYNLVYHGNEVIEASDGLEGLEKAKTHKPDLIISDALMPRMDGFQFLRAVRQDESIKKIPFIFYSAVYTGHDEARLAISLGADEFIIKPKEPNEFWDEINSTLEVLSLKREKPVTAELLEEHKEFLEKYSQIVAAKLEEKVRELETAKKEIFAVQQRLQYLLSYAPAVIFSMEVEPPYDITFISENAAAQTGYDALYFVENRNFWADNIHPENSDRILKEFAQLFEKGQTVFECRFRRKDGTYIWLRDDARLVRDDNGKPMEIVVSSIEITERKTAEEETQKKMEELEKFYEASIGRELKMKELKHEIEKLKHEIERLTAELEKYKK is encoded by the coding sequence ATGAGAATTCTTATCGTTGAAGATAATGCTGATGACAGAAGGCTTTTGAAGTATAACCTTGTATATCACGGCAATGAGGTGATAGAGGCTTCTGACGGGTTAGAAGGGCTTGAAAAGGCTAAGACGCATAAGCCTGACCTGATTATCTCCGATGCCCTGATGCCGAGGATGGACGGCTTCCAGTTTTTAAGAGCCGTCAGGCAGGATGAATCAATTAAGAAAATCCCCTTTATTTTTTATTCTGCTGTTTATACCGGTCATGATGAGGCAAGGCTTGCCATATCTCTGGGCGCAGATGAGTTCATTATAAAACCAAAGGAGCCTAATGAATTCTGGGATGAGATTAACAGCACCCTTGAGGTGTTGAGCCTTAAAAGAGAAAAGCCTGTCACTGCGGAGCTTCTTGAAGAACATAAAGAATTCCTTGAGAAGTACAGCCAGATTGTAGCGGCAAAGCTTGAGGAAAAAGTCAGGGAGCTTGAGACGGCAAAGAAAGAGATTTTTGCAGTCCAGCAGAGGCTTCAGTACCTGCTTTCATATGCGCCTGCAGTTATTTTTTCCATGGAAGTTGAACCTCCTTACGACATTACTTTTATCAGTGAAAATGCGGCAGCACAAACAGGCTACGACGCCTTGTATTTTGTGGAGAACCGAAATTTTTGGGCGGACAATATTCACCCTGAAAACAGTGACCGTATTTTGAAAGAATTTGCACAGTTGTTTGAAAAGGGACAGACTGTTTTTGAGTGCCGCTTCAGACGCAAAGACGGAACATACATCTGGCTCAGGGATGATGCAAGGCTGGTGCGTGATGATAACGGCAAGCCGATGGAAATAGTGGTTTCCAGCATAGAGATCACAGAGCGCAAGACAGCGGAAGAAGAGACCCAAAAAAAAATGGAGGAATTGGAGAAATTTTACGAAGCGTCAATCGGCAGGGAGCTTAAGATGAAAGAGCTTAAACATGAAATAGAAAAACTGAAGCATGAGATAGAAAGGTTGACTGCCGAACTGGAGAAGTATAAGAAATGA
- the cooS gene encoding anaerobic carbon-monoxide dehydrogenase catalytic subunit, with protein sequence MDDKVIKTANKEAAQVLEWGESRGIETCFSRAEKLKSCPIGESGACCKVCHMGPCRLVGKNAEEEVHGICGASLPVIAARNLARMVAAGTACHGDHGRDMVFTLLAVANGETKDFQIKDVKKLYKVAGILGIEFEGRPVNDAAKDVALRFLEDFGRQRGEVNYIKRAPKKTQERWKKFGIIPRGVDREIAEVLDRTTMGMDADADSILTHALRAALANGWGGSMISTDITDILFGTPGPVKAEASLGIFKDDEVNLVIHGHEPTLAEMIVDVVYEPEMIAYAKSKGAKGINLGGMCCTANEVMMRHGIPTAGGFTNQELGIMTGLIEAMVVDVQCIMPALAQLSKKFHTKVITTSEKVKIPGATHVQFDEHRAKEIAREIVRTAIDNFPNRKTEGSHITEKFPVIAGFSQEYIEYMQGGRWRASFRPLNDAIMAGRIRGVVGLAGCDNPRVPATGIHKFLATELIKNDVLVVSTGCSSASCGTAGFLTPEMALEHAGPGLREVCVAIGIPPILHLGACVDNTRILTIASAMAEEGGLSDEIGGMPAVGIAPEFITEKAISIGCYFAASGVPVIFGGESPVGASKEVTKIMTEVWFERFMGALHFEPDPEKILAMALNYIDKAREALKLRKYEPGKFGAERVLMDMAARRILEKAAAPHAGVGGINEAGS encoded by the coding sequence ATGGACGACAAGGTTATAAAGACGGCAAATAAAGAAGCGGCGCAGGTTCTGGAGTGGGGCGAATCCCGCGGAATAGAAACCTGCTTTTCAAGGGCTGAAAAACTAAAATCCTGCCCCATTGGCGAGAGCGGGGCATGCTGTAAGGTCTGCCACATGGGTCCATGCAGGCTTGTGGGTAAAAATGCGGAGGAAGAAGTTCATGGCATCTGCGGCGCATCCCTTCCGGTTATTGCGGCAAGGAATCTGGCGAGAATGGTTGCGGCAGGAACCGCGTGTCATGGAGACCACGGCAGGGATATGGTGTTTACCCTTCTTGCTGTTGCCAACGGAGAGACAAAGGACTTTCAGATAAAAGACGTAAAAAAACTTTATAAAGTTGCAGGCATACTCGGAATTGAATTTGAGGGCAGGCCTGTTAATGATGCGGCAAAAGACGTGGCCTTGAGATTTCTTGAAGACTTCGGCAGGCAAAGAGGCGAGGTGAATTACATAAAAAGGGCTCCCAAAAAGACTCAGGAAAGATGGAAGAAATTCGGCATTATTCCGAGAGGCGTTGACAGAGAAATCGCTGAAGTGCTGGACCGGACCACAATGGGCATGGACGCCGACGCCGACTCCATTTTGACTCATGCCCTGAGGGCGGCGCTTGCAAACGGCTGGGGCGGGAGCATGATATCCACAGACATTACGGACATACTCTTTGGAACGCCGGGACCTGTAAAGGCAGAGGCAAGCCTCGGTATATTTAAAGATGACGAGGTCAATCTTGTTATTCACGGTCATGAACCGACCCTTGCCGAGATGATAGTAGATGTTGTGTACGAGCCTGAGATGATTGCATACGCAAAATCAAAAGGAGCCAAGGGAATAAACCTCGGCGGGATGTGCTGTACGGCAAATGAAGTGATGATGAGGCACGGGATTCCTACTGCTGGCGGATTCACCAATCAGGAACTCGGCATTATGACAGGGCTTATTGAGGCGATGGTTGTGGATGTCCAGTGCATTATGCCTGCGCTCGCACAGCTTTCAAAAAAGTTTCATACAAAGGTCATAACGACCTCAGAAAAGGTAAAGATACCCGGCGCAACGCATGTGCAGTTTGACGAACACAGGGCCAAGGAGATTGCAAGGGAGATAGTGAGAACAGCCATTGATAATTTTCCTAACAGGAAAACAGAGGGAAGCCATATTACGGAAAAATTTCCAGTGATAGCGGGCTTCTCACAGGAATACATTGAATACATGCAGGGCGGAAGATGGCGCGCATCGTTCAGACCCCTGAATGATGCAATAATGGCAGGCAGGATCCGCGGTGTTGTAGGCTTAGCTGGATGTGATAACCCGAGAGTCCCTGCCACCGGCATACATAAATTTTTAGCCACCGAGCTTATAAAAAATGACGTGCTTGTCGTATCAACGGGATGCAGTTCTGCTTCATGCGGCACTGCGGGATTTCTGACCCCTGAGATGGCGCTTGAACATGCAGGACCCGGATTGAGAGAGGTCTGCGTGGCAATCGGAATTCCGCCGATACTGCATCTCGGGGCCTGCGTTGACAATACGCGGATACTGACCATTGCAAGCGCAATGGCTGAGGAAGGCGGACTGTCCGATGAAATTGGAGGAATGCCTGCCGTCGGCATTGCGCCGGAGTTTATAACTGAAAAGGCGATATCCATCGGATGCTATTTTGCGGCATCAGGCGTTCCGGTCATATTCGGAGGCGAATCTCCTGTGGGCGCAAGCAAAGAGGTTACAAAGATAATGACAGAGGTCTGGTTTGAACGCTTTATGGGGGCGCTTCATTTTGAACCTGACCCTGAAAAGATACTTGCCATGGCGCTTAATTACATTGACAAGGCAAGAGAGGCGCTTAAGCTTAGAAAATACGAACCCGGAAAATTCGGCGCAGAGAGGGTTCTCATGGATATGGCGGCAAGGAGAATTCTTGAAAAGGCGGCGGCGCCTCATGCAGGCGTCGGCGGGATAAATGAGGCAGGGTCCTGA
- the nuoE gene encoding NADH-quinone oxidoreductase subunit NuoE: protein MDIKPDEIIGHIGEVLTEKQKKRGILIHAFQKIQHEYNFLPGDALKALSKKLDIPMSDVYSTATFYKQFYFTPRGKKIVRVCTGTACHVRGASKVLNKIKDEFNLEEGETTPDLSMTLETVGCIGCCGLAPVATVNEDIVGEIDMKKIEEIIEAVRQ from the coding sequence ATGGATATAAAACCTGATGAGATTATCGGACATATCGGCGAAGTATTAACCGAGAAGCAGAAGAAACGCGGGATACTGATTCACGCATTTCAGAAGATTCAGCATGAGTACAACTTTCTTCCCGGAGATGCGCTCAAGGCTTTGTCTAAAAAGCTTGATATTCCGATGTCTGATGTTTACAGCACAGCGACATTTTATAAGCAGTTTTATTTTACTCCGCGGGGCAAAAAAATCGTAAGGGTATGCACCGGCACTGCATGCCATGTAAGAGGCGCTTCAAAGGTGCTCAATAAAATTAAGGATGAATTTAACTTGGAAGAGGGCGAGACTACGCCGGACCTTTCAATGACGCTTGAAACTGTTGGCTGTATCGGCTGCTGCGGATTGGCGCCTGTTGCAACGGTTAATGAAGACATTGTCGGCGAAATTGATATGAAAAAGATTGAGGAGATTATAGAGGCGGTAAGACAATAG
- a CDS encoding NYN domain-containing protein, with product MSYILIDGYNLIGIVHRDIEEARSNLISRLCEYSNLKHHDVTVVFDGWKDGQLNETSMQKGRVTVVFSRLGEKADLVIKRILLKDKKSWIVISSDREIADFARNRGFVSLTSSEFERKLYLAGSITEKDEDKAIQDEEENETGTVRRKGNPYKPSKKQKQKQSAIKKL from the coding sequence ATGTCCTACATCCTCATTGACGGATACAATCTTATCGGCATTGTCCACAGGGACATTGAAGAAGCCCGTAGTAATTTAATCTCCCGGCTTTGCGAGTACTCAAACCTGAAGCATCACGATGTCACCGTAGTCTTTGACGGCTGGAAAGACGGACAGTTGAATGAAACAAGCATGCAAAAGGGCAGGGTTACTGTTGTTTTTTCAAGGCTCGGAGAAAAGGCAGACCTTGTAATTAAACGGATTCTGTTAAAAGACAAAAAGTCATGGATTGTTATAAGCTCTGACAGGGAGATTGCGGATTTTGCACGCAATAGAGGTTTTGTCTCCCTTACTTCAAGTGAGTTTGAGAGGAAACTTTATTTAGCAGGCAGTATCACTGAAAAAGATGAAGATAAGGCTATACAGGACGAAGAAGAAAATGAAACTGGGACTGTTAGGCGCAAGGGCAATCCATACAAACCTTCAAAAAAGCAGAAGCAAAAACAATCAGCTATTAAAAAGCTTTAA
- a CDS encoding molybdopterin-dependent oxidoreductase — MSKTVNLKIDGKEVHASEGMNLIAAAKTAGIHIPNLCYMKGLRGVGACRLCLVEIEGSKAPMIACTTKVKEGMVVNTQTEKIQEMRKFVIDLILSIHPLDCMTCTKAGVCKLQKYAYDFELKESSFTRKKFGYPIDEANPFIKRDPDYCILCGRCVRVCKEQGTNVLEFMGRGVGAKVVTAMDKPLQESSCTFCGSCVDVCPVNALLEADRWRKGREWEYTKIKSVCLSCGNACDITVSTRDGEAVKVNAGADKGSVERYICATGRFGFDSLLSDARVTAPLKRTGKELKETSWDDALKTVAGGLKNAGEAAGIISAGGILNQDAFVLAKFASDAVKTKNVDTTVSLYADAESMKYSNTVQMDSADLFIVAGLNPSQWERALPALDAGIRKMVSRGAKLIVINNTPPLDKRGHGGLSFIANLNIQGDEAQTFARIARAMILNGIKAPKELEPEIANVDVTEEAEKAVELLTAAKEPVILTAPSLFGAAKNISMIINAKVAAVPYEANARGVIAMGLTSDGKTYSEMVQGKGIKVLYVIGEPPVNKRPDVELLIVQTSYLTELAKQADIVLPSAAFLESDGTIVNYLGKVKNVTMAVEPHGEAKQHKDIFIALSKAMGAPIKESAAKFKTTFEKGAKQKVSPFEKKQGLDMDPAEFTQSVNEPLVCSSRLLWLKEAEKAAAV, encoded by the coding sequence ATGTCAAAGACAGTTAATCTTAAAATAGACGGGAAAGAGGTCCATGCGTCTGAAGGCATGAACCTTATTGCTGCGGCTAAGACCGCAGGGATTCACATCCCCAACCTCTGCTACATGAAAGGCCTGAGAGGCGTGGGCGCATGCAGGCTCTGCCTTGTTGAGATTGAAGGCTCAAAGGCTCCTATGATTGCCTGCACTACAAAAGTCAAAGAAGGCATGGTCGTAAACACGCAGACCGAAAAAATTCAGGAGATGAGAAAATTCGTCATTGACCTTATCCTCTCCATCCATCCGCTTGACTGCATGACCTGCACAAAGGCGGGCGTATGCAAGCTCCAGAAATATGCCTATGACTTTGAACTGAAGGAGTCGTCATTTACGAGAAAGAAATTCGGCTATCCTATTGATGAGGCAAACCCGTTCATAAAGCGCGACCCTGATTACTGCATACTTTGCGGAAGGTGCGTAAGGGTCTGCAAGGAGCAGGGGACCAATGTCCTGGAATTTATGGGCAGGGGCGTCGGCGCAAAGGTTGTCACAGCAATGGACAAACCACTTCAGGAGTCGTCATGCACATTCTGCGGAAGCTGTGTTGATGTGTGCCCTGTAAATGCCCTTCTTGAGGCTGACAGGTGGAGAAAGGGCAGGGAATGGGAATACACAAAAATTAAATCAGTATGCCTTTCCTGCGGAAACGCCTGTGACATTACAGTCAGCACAAGAGACGGAGAAGCGGTCAAGGTAAATGCAGGCGCAGACAAGGGCTCTGTGGAAAGATATATCTGCGCAACAGGCAGATTCGGATTTGATTCGCTTTTATCGGATGCAAGAGTTACGGCGCCGCTGAAGAGAACCGGCAAGGAGCTTAAGGAAACTTCATGGGATGATGCCTTAAAGACGGTTGCCGGAGGACTGAAAAATGCAGGCGAAGCCGCCGGCATTATAAGCGCGGGCGGGATTTTAAATCAGGATGCGTTTGTCCTCGCTAAGTTTGCCTCGGATGCCGTGAAGACAAAGAATGTTGATACGACCGTCAGCCTTTATGCTGACGCCGAATCTATGAAATATTCCAATACGGTGCAGATGGATTCAGCGGACTTGTTTATTGTTGCAGGGCTTAATCCCTCACAGTGGGAAAGGGCGCTTCCGGCGCTTGATGCGGGAATCAGGAAAATGGTTTCAAGGGGCGCAAAACTAATTGTGATAAATAATACCCCACCCCTTGATAAGAGAGGGCACGGGGGGCTGTCATTTATAGCAAACCTGAACATTCAGGGTGATGAGGCGCAGACATTTGCCCGTATTGCAAGGGCCATGATTTTAAACGGCATTAAGGCGCCGAAGGAACTGGAGCCGGAGATCGCAAATGTTGATGTCACTGAAGAAGCGGAAAAGGCAGTGGAGCTTTTAACTGCGGCAAAAGAGCCTGTCATCTTAACGGCGCCTTCATTATTCGGAGCGGCAAAAAATATCAGCATGATTATCAATGCCAAGGTTGCCGCAGTGCCTTACGAAGCTAATGCACGGGGCGTTATTGCAATGGGCTTGACTTCAGACGGCAAAACCTACAGCGAAATGGTTCAAGGCAAAGGGATTAAAGTCCTCTACGTAATCGGCGAACCGCCTGTCAATAAAAGACCGGACGTTGAGCTGCTCATTGTCCAGACATCATATCTTACAGAGCTTGCAAAACAGGCTGATATAGTTCTTCCCTCTGCGGCGTTTCTTGAATCAGATGGAACGATTGTAAATTATTTAGGCAAGGTCAAGAATGTGACAATGGCAGTTGAACCTCATGGCGAGGCAAAACAGCACAAAGACATTTTTATTGCGCTTTCAAAAGCAATGGGCGCGCCCATTAAGGAATCAGCCGCAAAGTTTAAAACTACATTTGAAAAAGGCGCAAAACAGAAAGTCAGCCCCTTTGAGAAAAAGCAGGGGCTTGATATGGACCCTGCGGAATTCACTCAGTCTGTCAATGAGCCCCTCGTTTGCTCGTCAAGGCTGTTATGGCTTAAGGAAGCGGAAAAGGCGGCAGCGGTTTAG
- a CDS encoding Crp/Fnr family transcriptional regulator — protein MITDLLKKTTVFSSLKDEGLKEISPLFEHLSFKDDAYIFMEGDPSDWFYVTASGRVKIVKHTITGKDIILEIMSPGDIFGGVAVLDKKPLPASAQAMEPVSVIRINRKNLINIMEEHPALKLEVVKYFSGRLRDAHETLKNIATERVEKRIASLLLKLSEKVGTDDKGYRKIDFPLTRQEIAEMVGTTVETSIRTMSKFQKQGMVKSLQRKITVDTKLLHKFLEE, from the coding sequence ATGATTACAGACCTGCTTAAAAAAACCACCGTATTTTCCTCCCTTAAAGATGAGGGGTTAAAAGAGATAAGCCCTCTTTTTGAACACCTTAGTTTTAAAGACGATGCCTATATTTTCATGGAGGGCGACCCTTCGGACTGGTTTTATGTCACAGCATCAGGAAGGGTTAAGATAGTCAAACACACAATAACAGGCAAGGACATCATACTTGAAATCATGTCCCCCGGCGACATCTTCGGCGGTGTTGCCGTGCTTGATAAAAAACCCTTACCGGCATCAGCGCAGGCTATGGAGCCGGTCAGCGTAATCAGGATTAACCGCAAAAACCTCATCAACATTATGGAAGAACATCCCGCGCTCAAACTTGAGGTTGTGAAATACTTCAGCGGCAGGTTGAGGGATGCACATGAGACCTTAAAAAACATTGCCACAGAGCGCGTGGAAAAAAGAATTGCCTCGCTTCTGCTCAAGCTCTCGGAAAAAGTCGGCACTGATGACAAGGGGTATAGGAAAATAGACTTTCCGCTTACAAGGCAGGAAATCGCCGAGATGGTCGGCACAACCGTTGAAACGAGCATCAGGACTATGAGCAAATTTCAAAAACAGGGCATGGTAAAATCCCTTCAGAGAAAGATTACGGTTGACACAAAATTACTTCATAAGTTCCTTGAGGAATAA